A DNA window from Brenneria izadpanahii contains the following coding sequences:
- a CDS encoding beta-glucoside-specific PTS transporter subunit IIABC, which yields MNYQDSAKRIAELVGGEKNIQHVFHCITRLRFQLRDMAQADKAALQQLDGVIGVNIAGDQFQVIIGNEVADVYRAIIQRYPALSQKTDNPQQGEKRNLISTMLESLSSIFSPIIPAIAGAGILKGVLSLFIALQWVSPTNQTYLILSAISDGVFFFIPLVLAFSAANKLGCNPYVAVALAATLFHPTLLKLFQQGGPVAFIGLPVSPVSYSSSVIPILLAVWLMSYVERAIDRVMPGMLKTMFVPLFTLLIVAPIMLIAIGPLGIFAGNYLSTGVVWLVENMGLLAGLILGGTLSLIIITGMHYVLIPIVINNISKMGFDPLKIIFYVANLGQAGAAFGVFLRSRNKKVKSLALSTSLTAAMGITEPAMYGINIRFKRPFAAALIGGACGGAFAMFFGVKTYAYALSGLPGLPALVGPTFLYALASLAISFTTAAIATCLLGFEDPAEQSEPDLPASAEAPTVLAGKPVLAGQTVGSVKPLLLSQREERLFAPIDGRMVSLDHLSDPIFADEMFGKGIAVYPANGELVSPVNGRVESVFETGHALALKSDTGAEILIHIGIDTVKLGGRHFTRHIQPGQMVEVGDPLVSFDLPALLEEGIDPSVIVVVTNTECYGEVSSLVEGDVHSREAFLKLTAAAA from the coding sequence ATGAATTATCAGGACTCGGCAAAACGGATCGCTGAATTAGTGGGCGGAGAAAAAAATATTCAGCACGTTTTCCATTGTATTACCCGCTTACGTTTTCAGTTACGGGATATGGCTCAGGCCGATAAAGCCGCGCTGCAACAGCTTGACGGGGTTATCGGCGTTAATATTGCCGGCGATCAGTTTCAGGTGATTATTGGCAATGAGGTCGCGGATGTTTATCGCGCTATTATTCAACGCTATCCCGCATTGTCTCAGAAAACGGATAATCCGCAGCAAGGGGAAAAACGTAATCTGATTTCCACCATGCTGGAGTCGCTATCCAGCATCTTTTCACCGATTATTCCGGCGATTGCCGGCGCCGGGATTCTAAAAGGGGTGCTGTCGCTGTTTATCGCGTTGCAGTGGGTATCGCCGACCAATCAAACCTATTTGATCCTCTCCGCCATCAGCGACGGCGTGTTCTTTTTCATTCCGCTGGTGCTGGCATTCAGCGCGGCCAATAAACTGGGTTGTAATCCGTATGTGGCGGTAGCGCTGGCCGCCACGTTGTTTCACCCTACGCTGCTGAAACTGTTCCAGCAGGGCGGTCCGGTTGCATTTATCGGGCTGCCGGTGTCGCCGGTGTCCTATTCGTCGTCGGTGATCCCGATTCTGCTGGCGGTGTGGCTGATGTCATACGTTGAGCGCGCCATCGACCGAGTTATGCCGGGCATGCTCAAGACGATGTTTGTCCCGCTGTTTACGCTGCTGATCGTCGCGCCGATTATGCTGATAGCGATTGGACCTCTGGGGATCTTTGCCGGTAACTATCTGTCGACCGGGGTAGTTTGGCTGGTGGAAAACATGGGACTGCTGGCCGGGTTGATTCTGGGCGGCACGCTTTCCCTGATTATTATCACCGGTATGCACTATGTGCTGATCCCTATCGTGATTAATAACATCAGCAAGATGGGATTCGATCCGTTAAAAATCATCTTTTATGTCGCCAATCTGGGGCAGGCCGGGGCGGCGTTCGGCGTGTTCCTGCGCTCGCGGAACAAAAAGGTGAAATCCCTGGCGTTATCCACCAGTCTCACGGCGGCGATGGGGATCACCGAACCCGCCATGTACGGCATCAATATCCGCTTCAAACGGCCGTTCGCCGCCGCGTTAATCGGCGGCGCCTGCGGCGGCGCTTTCGCCATGTTCTTCGGGGTGAAAACCTATGCCTATGCATTGAGCGGCCTGCCGGGATTGCCCGCGCTGGTCGGCCCCACTTTCCTGTATGCGCTGGCGAGCCTGGCTATCTCCTTTACCACCGCGGCGATCGCCACCTGTCTGCTGGGGTTTGAAGATCCGGCCGAGCAGTCGGAGCCGGATCTGCCGGCAAGCGCTGAAGCGCCAACGGTATTGGCCGGCAAACCGGTGCTGGCGGGGCAAACCGTCGGCAGCGTAAAACCTTTGCTGCTCAGCCAGCGCGAAGAACGGCTCTTTGCGCCGATAGACGGGCGAATGGTGTCCCTCGATCACTTAAGCGATCCGATCTTCGCCGACGAGATGTTCGGCAAGGGCATCGCGGTTTATCCCGCCAACGGCGAACTGGTATCGCCGGTTAACGGGCGGGTGGAATCGGTGTTTGAAACCGGTCACGCCCTGGCGCTGAAAAGCGATACCGGCGCGGAAATACTGATTCACATCGGCATTGATACCGTAAAACTCGGCGGGCGGCACTTCACCCGCCATATTCAGCCGGGGCAGATGGTGGAAGTGGGCGATCCGCTGGTGAGTTTCGATCTGCCGGCGCTGCTGGAGGAGGGCATCGATCCCAGCGTGATTGTGGTCGTCACCAACACCGAATGTTATGGCGAGGTCAGCTCGCTGGTCGAGGGCGACGTCCATTCACGCGAAGCATTTCTGAAACTGACCGCCGCAGCGGCATAA
- a CDS encoding glycoside hydrolase family 1 protein, giving the protein MASFPHDFLWGGAIAANQAEGAWNEDGKGPSIADVVRGGVIAGQADEAIDPNLYYASHQAIDFYHRYKQDVALFAEMGFKCFRTSIAWSRIFPQGDEAEPNEAGLRFYDDLFDELLKYGIQPVITLSHYETPLALATRYGGWESRKLVAFFSRYCETVFRRYRHKVKYWMTFNELNNMNRMSFATGAVRPTQDRLLQAVYQANHHMFVANAIANKLCHEIIPDAKIGCMLSLSTVYPYRCHPDDVFETYQLRRRSLFYADVMMRGGYPAYSQRMWRDYDIQLTMEPGDLELLAAYPSDYLGFSYYRSATHKAGELVLSDTGGITGLENPYLEKTAWGWPIDAKGLRLVCNELADRYQKPLFIVENGYGGADTPAADGTIEDDERISYGRRHLQEVAEAIADGCDIMGYTWWGPIDIVSAGTGEMKKRYGFIYVDKDNDGNGTLARSKKKSFDWYKQVIASNGKLL; this is encoded by the coding sequence ATGGCAAGTTTTCCGCATGATTTTTTGTGGGGTGGGGCGATAGCGGCCAATCAGGCCGAGGGAGCATGGAATGAAGACGGCAAGGGGCCGTCCATCGCCGATGTGGTGCGCGGCGGCGTAATCGCCGGACAAGCGGATGAAGCGATCGATCCGAACCTGTACTACGCCAGCCATCAGGCGATCGATTTTTATCATCGCTACAAGCAGGATGTGGCGCTGTTCGCCGAAATGGGTTTCAAGTGTTTTCGCACCTCGATCGCCTGGTCGCGCATCTTCCCGCAGGGGGATGAGGCCGAGCCGAATGAAGCGGGTCTCCGCTTCTACGACGACCTGTTCGACGAACTGCTGAAATACGGCATCCAGCCGGTGATCACGCTGTCGCACTATGAAACGCCGCTGGCGCTGGCGACGCGCTACGGCGGCTGGGAAAGCCGCAAGCTGGTGGCGTTTTTCAGCCGCTACTGCGAAACAGTATTCCGCCGCTACCGGCATAAGGTGAAATACTGGATGACCTTCAACGAACTGAACAATATGAACCGCATGTCGTTCGCCACCGGCGCGGTACGGCCGACGCAGGATCGGTTATTGCAGGCGGTTTATCAGGCCAACCATCATATGTTCGTGGCTAACGCCATCGCCAATAAGCTATGCCACGAGATCATTCCTGACGCGAAGATTGGCTGCATGCTGTCGCTGAGCACCGTTTATCCTTATCGCTGTCATCCGGATGATGTATTCGAAACCTATCAACTGCGCCGCCGCTCGCTGTTTTACGCCGACGTGATGATGCGCGGGGGCTATCCGGCGTACAGCCAGCGTATGTGGCGCGACTATGATATTCAACTGACGATGGAGCCGGGCGATCTGGAACTGCTGGCGGCCTATCCGTCCGACTATCTGGGTTTCAGCTACTATCGCAGCGCTACGCACAAAGCGGGCGAACTGGTGCTGTCGGATACCGGCGGCATCACCGGGCTGGAAAATCCCTATCTGGAGAAAACCGCGTGGGGCTGGCCGATCGACGCCAAAGGGCTACGGCTGGTGTGCAATGAGCTGGCGGATCGTTATCAGAAGCCGCTGTTTATCGTGGAAAACGGCTACGGCGGCGCGGATACTCCGGCGGCGGACGGCACTATTGAGGATGACGAGCGCATCAGCTACGGCCGCCGGCATCTTCAGGAAGTGGCGGAGGCGATTGCCGATGGCTGCGATATTATGGGCTACACCTGGTGGGGGCCGATCGATATCGTCAGCGCCGGCACCGGGGAGATGAAGAAACGTTACGGCTTTATCTATGTCGATAAAGACAACGACGGCAACGGCACGCTGGCGCGTTCGAAGAAAAAGAGCTTTGACTGGTATAAGCAAGTCATCGCCTCTAACGGTAAGTTGCTTTGA
- a CDS encoding glycoside hydrolase family 1 protein: MTFSKQFPDDFLWGGATAANQLEGAWNVGGKGLSVSDVYTFDSRTPKERWLDQWLFMTRRQVAEAQDPNSAKYYPKRKGIDFYHRYKEDIALFAEMGFKCFRMSIAWTRIFPRGDETEPNEAGLAFYDDVLDTLLAHNIQPIVSLSHYEMPLCLVTEYGGWPNRKLVDFYVRFAATVFERYRHKVKYWMTFNEINCVKHHPYVSVGVIEEDHPHLEQDKYQGAHHQFVASALATKACHRIIPGSQVGCMISYQMLYPHTCHPDDLQACEEQQRVSLFFSDVQARGYYPAYTDRMLAEKGVTLNKEQGDDEILRQYPVDFVSFSYYMSSTVSARPEALEGVTGNLITGGIRNPYLPSSQWGWQIDPKGLRLALNQLYDRYQKPLFIAENGLGAVDTVNPDGSIDDDYRIDYLRQHIEQMKEALGDGVKLFGYTWWGPIDVVSAGTAQISKRYGFIYVDQDDDGNGTQRRSRKKSFHWYQRVIASNGEQLAD, encoded by the coding sequence ATGACCTTTTCAAAGCAATTTCCTGATGATTTTCTCTGGGGCGGAGCAACGGCGGCCAACCAATTGGAAGGCGCCTGGAATGTAGGCGGCAAGGGGCTTTCCGTTTCCGATGTCTACACCTTTGACAGCAGAACGCCCAAAGAACGCTGGCTCGATCAGTGGTTATTCATGACCCGCCGCCAGGTGGCGGAGGCGCAGGATCCCAATAGCGCGAAATATTATCCCAAGCGCAAAGGCATCGACTTTTATCACCGCTATAAAGAGGACATCGCGCTGTTCGCCGAAATGGGCTTCAAGTGTTTCCGCATGTCGATCGCCTGGACGCGCATCTTTCCGCGCGGCGATGAAACCGAGCCGAACGAGGCGGGGCTGGCGTTTTATGACGATGTGCTGGATACCTTGCTGGCGCACAACATTCAGCCGATCGTCTCCCTGTCTCACTATGAAATGCCGCTGTGCCTGGTGACGGAATACGGCGGCTGGCCGAACCGTAAGCTGGTGGATTTCTACGTGCGCTTCGCCGCCACGGTATTCGAACGTTATCGGCATAAGGTGAAATACTGGATGACGTTTAACGAGATCAACTGCGTGAAGCATCACCCTTATGTCAGCGTGGGCGTGATTGAGGAGGACCATCCCCATCTGGAGCAGGACAAATATCAGGGCGCGCACCACCAGTTCGTCGCCAGCGCGCTGGCCACCAAAGCCTGTCACCGGATTATTCCCGGCTCCCAGGTGGGCTGCATGATCAGCTATCAGATGCTGTATCCCCACACCTGTCACCCGGACGATCTGCAAGCCTGTGAAGAGCAGCAGCGGGTATCGCTGTTTTTCAGCGACGTGCAGGCGCGCGGCTACTACCCGGCCTATACCGATCGCATGCTGGCGGAAAAGGGCGTGACGCTGAACAAAGAGCAGGGCGATGACGAGATCCTGCGCCAGTATCCGGTCGATTTCGTGTCATTCAGCTACTACATGTCCAGCACCGTCAGCGCGCGCCCGGAAGCGCTGGAGGGCGTCACCGGCAACTTAATCACCGGCGGCATCCGCAATCCCTATCTGCCCAGCAGCCAGTGGGGCTGGCAGATCGACCCGAAAGGGCTGCGTCTGGCGCTGAATCAGCTCTACGACCGTTATCAGAAGCCGCTGTTTATCGCGGAGAACGGGCTGGGCGCCGTCGATACCGTCAATCCCGACGGCAGCATCGACGACGATTACCGCATTGACTACCTGCGCCAGCACATTGAACAGATGAAAGAGGCGCTGGGCGATGGCGTCAAACTGTTCGGCTACACCTGGTGGGGGCCGATTGACGTGGTCAGCGCGGGAACGGCGCAGATTTCGAAGCGCTACGGCTTTATCTATGTCGATCAGGATGATGACGGCAACGGCACCCAGCGCCGTTCGCGCAAGAAGAGTTTTCACTGGTATCAGCGGGTTATCGCCTCCAACGGCGAACAACTGGCGGATTGA